A genomic region of Devosia ginsengisoli contains the following coding sequences:
- a CDS encoding aldo/keto reductase, with protein MKTRLLGKTGYEVSEIGLGCWQLGGDFGPVGDETAGAILDAANAAGVNFWDTADVYGGGLSESRIGAHAKGPGVHVATKLGRGSGLFPDKYSKDGIRASLKGSAERLGVAVLDLAQLHCVPRAVLEDGAIFGWMDELKAEGLVRHWGASVETIAEGLICLEQPGCATLQIIFNLFRQDAAKDLLPRAAEKNVGIIVRLPLASGLLSGKFDKTTRFDASDHRNYNADGEAFSVGETFSGIRFERGVELVGELRGLAPEAMPMSQFALRWILDHPQVSTVIAGVSKPEQLADNVAASTHKSLFPALIGQLGEWYEKEVKPAIRGEV; from the coding sequence ATGAAGACACGGCTGCTGGGTAAGACGGGTTACGAAGTCAGCGAAATCGGGTTGGGCTGCTGGCAGCTTGGCGGGGATTTCGGGCCGGTGGGGGACGAGACGGCGGGGGCTATTCTCGATGCGGCCAATGCTGCCGGCGTCAACTTCTGGGATACGGCCGATGTCTATGGCGGGGGGCTGAGCGAAAGCCGGATCGGGGCGCATGCCAAGGGGCCCGGCGTGCATGTGGCGACCAAGCTGGGGCGTGGCAGCGGGCTGTTTCCCGACAAATATTCCAAGGACGGCATTCGCGCGAGCCTCAAGGGATCGGCCGAAAGGCTGGGCGTGGCGGTGCTAGACCTGGCGCAACTGCATTGCGTGCCGCGGGCCGTGCTGGAGGATGGCGCCATTTTCGGCTGGATGGACGAACTCAAGGCCGAAGGGCTGGTGCGCCATTGGGGCGCCAGCGTCGAGACGATCGCGGAGGGGCTGATCTGCCTGGAACAGCCCGGTTGCGCCACTCTGCAGATCATCTTCAACCTGTTCCGGCAGGATGCGGCCAAGGACTTGTTGCCCAGGGCGGCGGAGAAAAATGTCGGCATCATCGTGCGGCTGCCGCTGGCCAGCGGGCTGCTGAGTGGCAAGTTCGACAAGACGACGCGGTTCGATGCCAGCGACCACCGCAATTACAATGCCGATGGCGAGGCTTTTTCGGTGGGCGAGACGTTTTCGGGCATCCGCTTCGAACGCGGGGTGGAACTGGTGGGTGAATTGCGCGGGCTGGCGCCCGAGGCCATGCCGATGAGCCAGTTTGCGCTGCGGTGGATATTGGACCATCCGCAGGTGAGCACGGTCATTGCCGGGGTGAGCAAGCCGGAGCAACTGGCGGACAATGTGGCGGCCAGCACGCACAAGAGCCTGTTCCCCGCGCTGATAGGGCAGCTGGGGGAGTGGTATGAGAAAGAAGTGAAGCCGGCGATCCGGGGCGAGGTTTAG
- a CDS encoding aldo/keto reductase, translating to MTYRADTARYDTMQYRRSGRSGLKLPVISLGLWQNFGGTRDYPSAMEILGYAFDQGITHFDLANNYGPPAGSSEELFGQVITRDFRPYRDEMIVSTKAGYNMWPGPYGEFGSRKYVLASLDQSLKRMGLDYVDIFYSHRYDPETPLEETMGALAHAVRSGKALYVGISSYPEAETREAHRILKEMGVATTIHQPSYSMINRWIEKDHTIEACGELGIGIIAFSPLAQGVVSGKYNSGNKSGTRGENPNGSLRASHIEPRVLAAVDRLGDIAHSRGQTMVQLALSWVLRRPEMTSALIGVRNLDQLKDNLGVLNNLSLSGEEIAAIDEATKDGQMELHPRPTGWLR from the coding sequence ATGACCTATCGGGCCGATACGGCGCGCTATGACACGATGCAATACCGGCGCTCGGGCCGGTCCGGGCTCAAGCTGCCTGTCATCAGCCTCGGGTTGTGGCAGAATTTCGGTGGTACGCGCGACTATCCCAGCGCCATGGAAATCCTCGGCTATGCCTTCGACCAGGGCATTACCCATTTCGATCTCGCCAATAATTATGGGCCGCCGGCCGGCTCATCGGAGGAATTGTTCGGCCAGGTCATCACCCGCGATTTCCGGCCGTATCGCGATGAGATGATCGTTTCCACCAAGGCTGGCTATAATATGTGGCCGGGGCCTTATGGCGAATTCGGCAGCCGCAAATATGTGCTGGCCAGCCTCGACCAGTCGCTCAAGCGGATGGGGCTCGACTATGTCGATATCTTCTATTCGCACCGCTACGATCCCGAAACGCCGCTGGAGGAAACCATGGGGGCGCTGGCCCATGCGGTGCGATCAGGCAAGGCGCTCTATGTCGGCATTTCCAGCTATCCGGAAGCCGAAACGCGCGAGGCCCATCGCATCCTCAAGGAAATGGGCGTGGCGACCACCATCCACCAGCCCAGCTATTCGATGATCAATCGCTGGATCGAGAAGGATCATACGATCGAGGCCTGCGGGGAACTGGGCATCGGCATCATCGCCTTTTCGCCGCTGGCGCAGGGCGTGGTGTCGGGCAAGTATAATTCGGGCAACAAATCGGGCACGCGCGGGGAAAATCCCAATGGGTCGCTGCGCGCCAGCCATATCGAGCCGCGCGTGCTCGCGGCGGTCGACCGGCTGGGGGATATCGCTCATAGCCGCGGCCAGACCATGGTGCAACTGGCGCTATCCTGGGTGCTGCGGCGGCCGGAAATGACCTCGGCACTGATCGGGGTGCGCAATCTCGACCAGCTCAAGGACAATCTGGGCGTGCTCAACAATCTGAGCCTGTCGGGCGAGGAAATCGCCGCTATCGACGAAGCGACGAAGGACGGGCAGATGGAACTGCATCCACGCCCCACCGGTTGGCTGAGGTAG
- a CDS encoding NAD(P)/FAD-dependent oxidoreductase — translation MDDVIIIGGSFAGLAGALQLGRARRKVTVLDTGLPRNRFAGHSHGLLGHDHKPPLDILAQARQQLARYPSVKLVKARADRVSGALDDFSVLTDDGESLGARRLLLSYGVSDQMPDIPGFAECWGKSIVPCPYCDGFEVAGQHWGLVWSGPQAMHAVSLFHDWTDRLTLFADGHEISADERAELARRNVPVVDGRVAEIGHVDGQISAVNLDTGRAVAVDVLFAHPRNRPSANLHETLGLEVVDTPAGIALKVDERRETSVSGIYAAGDLANPMASVTLASSHGAMAAIFAQQSMLV, via the coding sequence ATGGATGACGTCATCATTATCGGCGGCAGCTTTGCCGGCCTGGCCGGCGCGCTGCAGCTCGGCCGCGCAAGGCGCAAGGTCACGGTGCTCGACACCGGCCTGCCGCGCAATCGCTTTGCCGGGCATTCGCATGGCCTGCTCGGGCATGACCACAAGCCGCCGCTGGATATTCTGGCGCAGGCGCGCCAGCAGTTGGCGCGCTATCCCAGCGTCAAGCTGGTCAAGGCGCGGGCCGATAGGGTCAGCGGGGCGCTGGACGACTTTTCGGTGCTGACCGATGACGGGGAAAGCCTTGGGGCGCGGCGCCTGTTGCTCAGCTATGGGGTGAGCGACCAGATGCCCGACATACCGGGCTTTGCCGAATGCTGGGGCAAGTCCATCGTGCCGTGTCCCTATTGCGACGGGTTCGAGGTGGCGGGGCAGCATTGGGGGCTGGTCTGGTCGGGGCCACAGGCCATGCATGCGGTGTCGCTGTTTCATGACTGGACCGACCGGCTGACGCTGTTTGCCGATGGGCATGAGATTTCCGCCGATGAGCGGGCGGAACTGGCGCGCCGCAATGTGCCTGTTGTCGATGGGCGGGTGGCTGAAATCGGCCATGTGGATGGGCAGATTTCTGCGGTCAATCTCGATACGGGCAGGGCCGTGGCGGTGGATGTGCTGTTCGCGCATCCGCGCAACCGGCCTTCGGCGAACCTGCATGAGACGCTGGGGCTGGAGGTGGTGGATACGCCTGCGGGCATTGCGCTGAAGGTGGACGAGCGGCGCGAGACCAGTGTGTCCGGTATCTATGCGGCGGGGGATCTGGCTAATCCGATGGCGTCGGTGACGCTGGCCAGTTCGCACGGGGCGATGGCGGCGATTTTCGCGCAGCAGTCGATGCTGGTTTAG
- a CDS encoding LysR family transcriptional regulator → MDLDQLRTFDRIVREQSFTRAAAYLNITQATASMRIRALENLLGVSLFRRGRTLSLTDQGMTFLPFARRIIGTAQEGREALRRVERGRIAIASLRSLVSPLITEPLLRFQEQYPGVDVVVSEGRQAQIAAMLHERDVEMGILCWPNIDPLVVDLVPLVIMRERVPLVVAPEIAAQLPTQPGIEDVLALVPRVISLRWWQAEPETAAALVRLARTSVELPTGPARRLAIKGQGLGFFVNSAVADDVKAGRLVEIAPVDFEPLHRDTAMVVRSAAALERPMLSAFVAEIARECESVGVIVDNRLETLKGAA, encoded by the coding sequence ATGGACCTCGACCAGCTTCGCACCTTTGACCGCATCGTGCGGGAGCAGAGTTTTACCCGCGCGGCCGCCTATCTGAACATCACCCAGGCCACTGCCTCGATGCGCATCAGGGCGCTGGAAAACCTGCTCGGCGTCTCCCTGTTCCGGCGCGGTCGCACATTGTCGCTGACCGATCAGGGCATGACCTTCCTGCCCTTTGCCCGGCGCATCATCGGCACGGCGCAGGAGGGCCGCGAGGCCCTGCGGCGGGTGGAACGCGGCCGCATCGCCATCGCCTCGCTGCGCAGCCTCGTCTCGCCGCTGATCACCGAGCCCCTGTTGCGCTTCCAGGAGCAATATCCCGGTGTCGATGTCGTGGTCAGCGAAGGCCGCCAGGCCCAGATCGCCGCCATGCTGCATGAGCGCGACGTCGAAATGGGCATCCTGTGCTGGCCCAATATCGATCCGCTGGTGGTCGATCTGGTGCCGTTGGTCATTATGCGCGAGCGCGTGCCGCTGGTCGTCGCGCCCGAAATCGCAGCGCAACTCCCGACCCAGCCAGGCATCGAGGACGTGCTGGCGCTGGTCCCGCGCGTCATCTCGCTGCGCTGGTGGCAGGCCGAGCCCGAAACCGCCGCCGCCCTGGTGCGCCTGGCCCGGACCAGCGTCGAACTGCCCACCGGCCCGGCACGACGGCTGGCCATCAAGGGCCAGGGCCTGGGCTTTTTCGTCAATTCGGCGGTGGCCGACGATGTGAAGGCCGGCCGGCTGGTGGAAATCGCCCCCGTCGATTTCGAACCGCTGCACCGCGACACCGCCATGGTCGTGCGCTCCGCCGCCGCGCTGGAGCGCCCCATGCTATCGGCCTTCGTGGCCGAGATTGCCCGCGAATGCGAAAGCGTCGGCGTGATCGTGGACAACCGGCTGGAGACATTGAAGGGGGCGGCGTGA
- a CDS encoding LytTR family DNA-binding domain-containing protein: MRVLATDIRSWVALAVLSLVVGLVGPFGTFAMPVPGRLAYWTSVVFGTAAAGTLFASLGERLLGDRLPPLVGAALAGAIAGLPITLVVMLINAVVYGLSFEAIDTATLLVYCALISAAVTMLSAFLSARASVPAAAEAGPALLERLALPQRGRLLHLAVADHYVEVTTDRGRALLLMRLSDAIRETAPVAGLQVHRSHWVALDAVRKTARQSGKPVLELENGTIIPISRSYLADAKAAGLL; this comes from the coding sequence ATGCGCGTCCTTGCCACCGATATTCGTAGCTGGGTGGCGCTGGCCGTGCTGAGCCTGGTTGTCGGGCTCGTCGGTCCGTTCGGTACCTTCGCCATGCCGGTGCCCGGGCGCCTGGCCTATTGGACCTCGGTGGTCTTCGGCACGGCGGCAGCGGGCACGTTGTTTGCCAGCCTCGGCGAGCGCCTGCTGGGGGATCGCCTGCCGCCCCTGGTGGGCGCCGCCCTGGCCGGCGCCATTGCCGGCTTGCCGATCACGCTCGTCGTCATGCTCATCAATGCCGTTGTCTATGGCCTTTCCTTCGAGGCTATCGATACCGCGACGCTGCTGGTCTATTGCGCGCTCATATCCGCCGCCGTCACCATGCTCAGCGCCTTTCTCTCGGCGCGTGCATCCGTGCCCGCAGCGGCCGAAGCCGGCCCGGCTTTGCTCGAACGGCTCGCCTTGCCGCAACGCGGCCGCCTGCTGCATCTGGCGGTGGCCGATCATTATGTCGAAGTCACCACCGATCGGGGCAGGGCGCTCCTGCTCATGCGCCTCTCCGACGCTATCCGCGAAACCGCCCCTGTCGCGGGCCTGCAAGTCCACCGCTCCCACTGGGTCGCGCTCGACGCCGTGCGCAAGACTGCCCGCCAGTCCGGCAAGCCGGTGCTTGAACTGGAAAACGGCACCATCATCCCCATCAGCCGCAGCTATCTCGCCGACGCGAAGGCCGCGGGGCTTTTATGA
- the mbfA gene encoding iron exporter MbfA translates to MFSLRPDARRAFSSLSEREILSLAVAAEEEDGRIYSEFATRLAETYPGSAALFEAMAAEEDEHRRRLLDLYVERFGKRLVPIRREHVRGFVPRKPLWLMKTLTLEAVRQQVWEMEEGAYRFYMEAAKQATDAGIRKLLGDLAAQERKHADAADRIDAKVLGAEGRDSESTEAHRQFVLTYVQPGLAGLMDGSVSTLAPVFAAAFATGDTHQTFLVGLAAAVGAGISMGFTEAASDDGKLTGRGSPIKRGLAAGIMTAIGGLGHALPYLIADFMTATTVAIIVVLVELWAIAFIQNRYMQTPFWRAVLQVVLGGSLVFAAGILIGNA, encoded by the coding sequence ATGTTTTCTCTCCGTCCCGATGCCCGCCGCGCCTTTTCCTCCCTGTCCGAGCGGGAAATCCTGTCGCTGGCGGTGGCGGCCGAGGAGGAGGATGGGCGCATCTATTCCGAATTCGCCACGCGGCTGGCCGAGACCTATCCCGGTTCGGCGGCCTTGTTCGAAGCCATGGCGGCCGAGGAGGACGAGCATCGCCGGCGCCTGCTCGATCTTTATGTCGAACGGTTCGGCAAGCGGCTGGTGCCGATCAGGCGCGAGCATGTGCGGGGCTTCGTGCCGCGCAAGCCGCTGTGGCTGATGAAGACGCTGACGCTGGAGGCGGTGCGCCAGCAGGTGTGGGAAATGGAGGAGGGCGCCTATCGCTTCTATATGGAGGCGGCCAAGCAGGCGACTGATGCCGGTATTCGCAAGCTGCTCGGAGACCTGGCGGCGCAGGAGCGCAAGCATGCCGATGCCGCCGACAGGATCGATGCCAAGGTGCTCGGCGCGGAGGGCCGCGACAGTGAATCCACCGAAGCGCATCGGCAGTTCGTGCTGACCTATGTGCAGCCGGGGCTGGCCGGGCTGATGGATGGGTCGGTGTCGACGCTGGCGCCGGTATTTGCCGCAGCCTTTGCCACGGGCGATACGCACCAGACGTTTCTCGTCGGCCTCGCGGCGGCCGTGGGCGCCGGCATTTCCATGGGCTTTACCGAAGCGGCTTCCGACGATGGCAAGCTGACCGGGCGTGGGTCGCCGATCAAGCGGGGGCTGGCGGCCGGCATCATGACCGCGATTGGCGGGCTGGGCCATGCGCTGCCCTATCTCATTGCCGACTTCATGACGGCGACCACGGTTGCCATTATCGTGGTTCTCGTGGAATTGTGGGCTATCGCCTTCATCCAGAACCGCTATATGCAGACGCCGTTCTGGCGGGCGGTGTTGCAGGTGGTGCTGGGGGGCTCGCTGGTTTTTGCGGCAGGAATTCTCATCGGTAATGCCTAA
- a CDS encoding alpha/beta fold hydrolase, translating into MPNFDDPSGAERRFAAVDGTRLAYRKFGRRDAPVVVLCHGLGANGRQFLADAACFAGHGYRVLVPDLRGHGLSDAPAGYPAEGFTIAAMAEDLVGLLDHAGADRVHWVGNSLGGILALHMLERHGGRFASFTTFGTSWSLDLPAISGPAVTVLYRLFGASLLARMAAAGTTRHRPARPLVADMLAGFDPKVGRVISDQVRRYDLTANALAFAGPMLVLVGGRDIAVNRRLRPTLARVVPRANLSVVELPEGGHMANLDAAEALRTALLAFWAVNPLPSASAAATAIPSPPVPPR; encoded by the coding sequence ATGCCTAATTTTGACGATCCGTCCGGGGCGGAGCGCCGCTTCGCGGCGGTTGACGGGACGCGGCTGGCCTATCGGAAATTCGGCCGGCGGGATGCGCCGGTCGTGGTGCTGTGCCATGGCCTGGGCGCCAACGGCCGGCAGTTTTTGGCGGATGCGGCTTGCTTTGCCGGACACGGCTATCGCGTGCTGGTGCCGGATCTGCGGGGGCATGGCCTGTCGGACGCGCCGGCGGGCTATCCGGCGGAGGGGTTTACCATTGCCGCGATGGCTGAAGATCTGGTGGGGCTGCTCGACCATGCCGGGGCCGATCGGGTGCATTGGGTCGGCAATTCGCTGGGCGGTATCCTGGCGCTGCATATGCTGGAGCGGCATGGCGGGCGCTTCGCCAGTTTCACGACATTCGGTACGTCCTGGTCGCTCGACCTGCCGGCCATATCCGGCCCGGCCGTGACCGTGCTCTATCGGTTGTTCGGGGCGAGCCTGCTGGCGCGCATGGCGGCCGCGGGCACGACGCGGCATCGTCCGGCGCGGCCGCTGGTGGCCGATATGCTGGCCGGTTTCGATCCGAAGGTGGGGCGGGTCATCTCCGATCAGGTGCGCCGCTACGATCTCACCGCCAATGCGCTGGCCTTTGCCGGACCCATGCTGGTGCTGGTGGGTGGGCGTGACATTGCGGTCAATCGCCGGCTGCGGCCGACGCTGGCGCGGGTCGTGCCGCGGGCGAACCTGAGCGTGGTCGAATTGCCCGAGGGCGGGCATATGGCCAATCTGGATGCTGCCGAGGCGTTGCGGACGGCGCTGCTGGCGTTCTGGGCGGTTAATCCGCTGCCCTCGGCATCAGCCGCCGCCACAGCAATCCCGTCGCCGCCAGTGCCGCCCCGATAA
- a CDS encoding type II toxin-antitoxin system RelE/ParE family toxin has protein sequence MIRGFASVETELIWSGRRSRKLPPEIQAVALRKLRLLNQAQVLQDLRVPPGNRLEALKGNRAGRHSIRINDQWRICFIWQEGGPSDVEIVDYHD, from the coding sequence ATGATCCGTGGCTTTGCCAGTGTCGAGACGGAATTGATCTGGTCGGGCCGCCGCAGCCGCAAGCTGCCGCCCGAAATCCAGGCTGTCGCCTTGCGCAAACTGCGTCTGCTCAATCAGGCGCAGGTGTTGCAGGATTTGCGCGTTCCACCCGGTAACCGCCTCGAAGCGCTCAAGGGCAATCGCGCCGGCCGGCACAGCATCAGGATCAACGATCAGTGGCGCATCTGCTTCATCTGGCAGGAAGGAGGCCCGAGCGATGTCGAAATCGTCGACTACCATGACTGA
- a CDS encoding DUF2306 domain-containing protein, giving the protein MKETAPMSLDPLLEADLAIRIHAFSAIAAFAIGGFVLWRRKGTTLHKALGRLWVVLMLVVATSSLFINEIRLVGPFSPIHIFAVMTYLGIGQALWAIRVKRDVAAHRANMQGTYLGALLLAGAFTFLPGRRMHDVLFGPDAGWTPSLIVIGAALAATGLLWRRLMPRAAD; this is encoded by the coding sequence ATGAAGGAGACCGCCCCGATGTCGCTCGACCCGCTGCTTGAGGCCGATTTGGCCATCCGGATCCACGCCTTTTCCGCCATCGCGGCCTTTGCCATCGGTGGCTTCGTGCTGTGGCGCAGGAAGGGCACCACGCTGCACAAGGCGCTGGGGCGGCTCTGGGTCGTGCTGATGCTGGTGGTGGCGACCAGTTCGCTGTTCATCAACGAAATAAGGCTGGTCGGGCCGTTCAGCCCGATCCATATTTTCGCAGTGATGACCTATCTGGGCATCGGGCAGGCGCTGTGGGCGATCCGCGTGAAGCGGGACGTGGCCGCGCATCGGGCCAATATGCAGGGCACCTATCTCGGGGCGCTGCTGCTGGCCGGAGCCTTCACCTTCCTGCCGGGGCGACGAATGCATGACGTGCTGTTCGGGCCCGATGCGGGTTGGACGCCATCGCTGATCGTTATCGGGGCGGCACTGGCGGCGACGGGATTGCTGTGGCGGCGGCTGATGCCGAGGGCAGCGGATTAA
- a CDS encoding HigA family addiction module antitoxin: protein MSKSSTTMTELLPNPHPGEILLEEFLKPLLLSQNALARAVHVPPRRINEIVLGKRAVTADTDLRLARYFGMSEGFFLGLQADYDLMERRRELGDDLSAIEPRAA, encoded by the coding sequence ATGTCGAAATCGTCGACTACCATGACTGAATTGCTGCCCAATCCGCATCCGGGCGAAATCCTGCTCGAAGAGTTTCTCAAGCCCCTGCTGCTGAGCCAGAACGCCTTGGCGCGGGCGGTGCATGTACCGCCGCGCCGTATCAACGAGATCGTGCTCGGCAAGCGGGCCGTCACGGCTGATACCGACCTGCGGCTGGCGCGGTATTTCGGCATGTCAGAGGGCTTTTTCCTCGGCCTGCAGGCCGACTACGACCTGATGGAGCGGCGGCGGGAACTTGGGGACGATCTGAGCGCCATCGAGCCGCGGGCAGCTTAG
- a CDS encoding insulinase family protein, which translates to MSHPAFELIRDEQIAEVNSQALLYRHRKTGAEVLSLVNDDENKVFGITFKTPPEDSTGVAHILEHSVLCGSRKYPVKKPFVELIKGSLNTFLNAMTFPDKTAYPVASQNLKDFYNLVDVYLDAVFFPLISEDTFRQEGWHYELEDAGSPLVYKGVVFNEMKGVFSSPDAVMRDISQRSLYPDVTYGKSSGGDPKAIPALSYQQFKKFHQTFYHPSNTRAFFSGDDDAGQRLAILDAYFSQFERAPVDAEVKLQPRFNAPRSVVATYAGTKDEGKARDGMVSVNWMIDPPEDRTEALSHGMLSYLLAGNPAAPLRKALTESGLGEGITGGGIGSGLRQPMASFGMKGIDPQDAGKVEALILSTLEEIAEKGFAPEQLEAAANTFEFSLRENNTGSYPRGMVYMFNALGTWLHEGDPLGQLKFEEALAALKEKAGKGHFAGEIRRLFLDNMHRTTVTLSADPEQGAREAAKEAEILAGVRAGLDETALQATVAETERLKALQEEVDDPALLAKIPTLGLGDLPRQSRTVPIEVGHLGEARLFYHDLPTLGIVYLDLGFDLHVLEKDLLPYLPLFGRALLQTGTSKEDFVSLTQRIGRSTGGIAQHRGLSARQGSDGSAAWFFLSGKAVPDKHEEMLAIMGDVLLDARLDNRARFKQMALEEKAGFEARLVPSGNAIVNTRLNAGLTEASWIAEQLGGVSYLQFLRELVQRVENDWDSVEAALKRIRDTLFNRGRMVVNVTADGALWNRARGEIEGFLERLPDGDFAFADWGIDYAPKSEGLIIPAQVNYVGKGANLRALGFEMTGASAVVLKFLNTTYLWDKVRVQGGAYGGSSRFDLTSGNFSFLSYRDPNLLKTLDAYDGASKALKAGIGENDLTRSIIGVIGDVDGYEFPDAKGYSSMWRQLTGTTDAIRQQRRDEILGTSVADFRRMAEAVDAVAQHGHVVVLGGEAAITAANEKRPGLLEVSKVM; encoded by the coding sequence ATGTCCCATCCTGCTTTCGAACTCATCCGCGACGAACAGATCGCGGAGGTGAACAGTCAGGCGCTGCTGTATCGGCATCGCAAGACCGGGGCGGAGGTGCTGAGCCTCGTCAATGACGACGAGAACAAGGTGTTCGGTATCACCTTCAAGACGCCGCCGGAGGATTCGACCGGCGTGGCGCATATCCTGGAACATTCGGTGCTGTGCGGGAGCCGGAAATATCCGGTGAAGAAGCCGTTCGTGGAGCTGATCAAGGGGAGCCTCAACACCTTCCTCAATGCCATGACCTTCCCGGACAAGACGGCCTATCCGGTGGCGAGCCAGAATCTCAAGGATTTCTACAACCTGGTCGATGTGTATCTGGACGCGGTGTTCTTTCCGCTGATTTCGGAAGACACGTTCCGGCAGGAAGGCTGGCATTACGAGCTGGAGGATGCCGGCTCGCCCCTAGTCTATAAGGGCGTGGTATTCAACGAGATGAAGGGCGTGTTTTCGTCGCCCGACGCTGTCATGCGCGATATTTCGCAGCGCTCGCTTTATCCTGACGTGACCTATGGCAAGAGCTCGGGGGGCGACCCCAAGGCCATTCCCGCGCTGAGCTACCAGCAGTTCAAGAAATTTCACCAGACCTTCTATCATCCGTCCAACACGCGGGCGTTCTTCTCCGGCGATGACGATGCGGGGCAGCGGCTGGCGATACTCGATGCGTATTTCAGCCAGTTCGAGCGGGCGCCTGTCGATGCGGAGGTGAAGCTGCAGCCGCGGTTCAATGCGCCGCGGTCGGTGGTGGCGACCTATGCCGGCACGAAAGATGAGGGCAAGGCGCGGGACGGGATGGTGTCGGTCAACTGGATGATCGATCCGCCCGAGGATCGGACCGAGGCGCTGAGCCACGGCATGCTGAGCTATCTGCTGGCGGGCAATCCGGCCGCGCCCCTGCGCAAGGCGCTGACCGAGAGTGGGCTGGGCGAAGGCATCACCGGCGGCGGGATCGGCTCGGGGCTGCGGCAGCCGATGGCGAGCTTTGGCATGAAGGGGATCGACCCCCAGGATGCCGGCAAGGTCGAGGCGCTGATCCTGTCGACGTTGGAAGAAATTGCCGAGAAGGGCTTCGCCCCCGAGCAGCTCGAGGCGGCAGCCAATACGTTCGAGTTTTCGCTGCGCGAGAACAATACCGGGTCCTATCCGCGCGGCATGGTGTACATGTTCAACGCGCTGGGGACGTGGCTGCATGAGGGGGATCCCTTGGGGCAGCTCAAGTTCGAGGAGGCGCTGGCCGCGCTCAAGGAGAAGGCCGGCAAGGGGCATTTCGCGGGCGAAATCCGCCGGTTGTTCCTCGACAATATGCATCGCACCACGGTGACGCTGAGCGCCGACCCGGAGCAGGGGGCGCGGGAGGCGGCGAAGGAAGCTGAGATCCTGGCCGGGGTGCGGGCCGGGCTGGATGAGACGGCGCTGCAAGCCACTGTCGCCGAGACCGAGCGGCTCAAGGCGTTGCAGGAAGAGGTGGATGATCCGGCGCTGCTGGCGAAGATTCCGACGCTTGGTCTGGGGGATTTGCCGCGGCAATCGCGGACGGTGCCGATCGAGGTCGGGCATCTAGGCGAGGCGCGGCTATTCTACCACGACCTGCCGACGCTCGGGATCGTCTATCTCGATCTGGGTTTTGACCTGCATGTGCTGGAGAAGGACCTGCTGCCCTATCTGCCGCTGTTCGGGCGGGCGCTGTTGCAGACCGGGACCAGCAAGGAAGACTTCGTTTCGCTGACGCAGCGCATCGGGCGTTCGACGGGCGGCATTGCGCAGCATCGGGGCCTGTCGGCGCGGCAGGGCAGCGATGGTAGCGCGGCGTGGTTTTTCCTGTCGGGCAAGGCGGTGCCGGACAAGCATGAAGAAATGCTCGCCATCATGGGCGATGTGCTGCTCGATGCGCGACTGGATAACCGGGCGCGGTTCAAGCAGATGGCGCTGGAGGAAAAGGCCGGTTTCGAGGCGCGGCTGGTGCCCTCGGGCAATGCCATCGTCAATACGCGGCTCAATGCCGGGCTGACCGAGGCGAGCTGGATTGCCGAGCAGTTGGGCGGGGTGAGCTATCTGCAATTCCTGCGCGAGCTGGTGCAGCGGGTGGAGAACGACTGGGACTCGGTCGAGGCGGCGCTGAAGCGCATTCGCGATACGCTGTTCAACCGTGGGCGCATGGTGGTGAATGTGACCGCCGATGGGGCGCTGTGGAACCGGGCGCGCGGGGAGATCGAGGGCTTCCTGGAGCGGCTGCCGGATGGGGATTTTGCCTTTGCCGACTGGGGAATCGACTATGCGCCGAAGTCGGAGGGGCTGATCATTCCAGCGCAGGTCAATTATGTGGGCAAGGGGGCCAATCTGCGGGCGCTCGGCTTCGAGATGACAGGCGCGTCGGCGGTGGTGCTGAAATTCCTCAACACGACCTATCTGTGGGACAAGGTGCGGGTGCAGGGCGGGGCCTATGGCGGGTCGAGCCGGTTCGACCTGACCTCGGGCAATTTCAGCTTCTTGAGCTATCGCGATCCGAACCTGCTGAAGACGCTGGACGCCTATGATGGGGCGAGCAAGGCGCTCAAGGCCGGGATTGGCGAGAATGACCTGACGCGCTCGATCATCGGGGTGATCGGGGATGTGGACGGGTATGAATTCCCCGATGCCAAGGGCTATTCGTCGATGTGGCGGCAGTTGACCGGGACGACGGATGCGATCCGCCAGCAGCGGCGGGATGAGATATTGGGGACATCGGTGGCCGATTTCCGGCGCATGGCGGAGGCGGTGGACGCGGTGGCGCAGCATGGGCATGTGGTGGTGCTGGGCGGGGAAGCGGCGATCACGGCGGCGAACGAGAAGCGGCCGGGGCTGCTTGAGGTCAGCAAGGTGATGTGA